One stretch of Harmonia axyridis chromosome 1, icHarAxyr1.1, whole genome shotgun sequence DNA includes these proteins:
- the LOC123688732 gene encoding protein lethal(2)essential for life-like, with translation MSMVPLIYRDWWDDEDFYRPSRLFDQNFGLGLRRDDLINSLSTIRPRSPVFRSSYLRPWSPSPLLQRQNSASTISNDKEKFQVILDVQQFTPEEITVKTSGKSIVVEGKHEEKQDEHGYISRHFVRRYILPEDHNIEDVVSSLSSDGILTVTAPKKQILPATGDRVIPITQTGPAKPTVQPVTETNQPKVEQPAK, from the coding sequence ATGTCTATGGTACCACTCATCTACAGAGACTGGTGGGACGATGAAGATTTTTACCGTCCTTCTCGTCTTTTCGACCAGAACTTCGGTCTTGGTCTTCGCAGGGATGACCTTATCAACTCCCTGAGCACGATCCGCCCAAGAAGTCCTGTTTTCAGAAGCAGCTACCTTCGTCCTTGGAGTCCATCTCCTCTTCTCCAAAGACAAAATTCTGCCTCAACCATTTCGAACGATAAAGAAAAGTTCCAGGTCATACTTGACGTACAACAGTTCACTCCAGAAGAAATAACAGTTAAAACTTCTGGGAAAAGTATTGTTGTAGAGGGTAAACACGAGGAGAAACAAGATGAGCACGGATACATTTCTAGGCATTTTGTGAGGAGGTATATATTGCCAGAAGATCATAATATTGAGGATGTTGTATCTTCATTGTCTTCTGATGGAATACTCACGGTCACTGCTCCCAAGAAACAGATTCTACCAGCTACTGGAGATCGCGTTATTCCCATTACACAGACTGGACCTGCGAAGCCTACTGTTCAGCCTGTTACCGAAACAAATCAGCCAAAAGTTGAGCAACCAGCAAAGTAG